A window of Sulfurimonas gotlandica GD1 contains these coding sequences:
- a CDS encoding AtpZ/AtpI family protein, with protein sequence MADAENKVEETEEEHKPRIKPIIEAADSLSLGISMVVAVVMGVGIGYLLRNLTGIGWLFWVGVAIGIAAAILNVYKAYSKQYKVFEELAKQPRYAIKKQLEEDSDDDEDYGEKKY encoded by the coding sequence ATGGCTGATGCTGAAAATAAAGTAGAAGAAACAGAAGAAGAGCATAAGCCTAGAATAAAACCAATTATTGAAGCAGCTGATAGCCTTTCTCTAGGTATTTCTATGGTTGTTGCAGTTGTTATGGGTGTTGGTATAGGTTATCTTCTTCGCAATTTGACTGGAATTGGTTGGTTATTTTGGGTCGGTGTTGCCATAGGTATAGCAGCGGCAATTTTAAATGTTTATAAAGCATACTCAAAACAATATAAGGTATTTGAAGAACTTGCTAAACAACCCAGATATGCTATTAAAAAACAATTAGAAGAAGATTCTGATGACGATGAGGATTATGGTGAAAAAAAGTATTAG
- the hemL gene encoding glutamate-1-semialdehyde 2,1-aminomutase, whose product MSTEASSKAFEQAQNLIPGGVNSPVRAFSSVGGTPIFIAEGNGAYLTDIDGNKYVDFVQSWGPLIFGHRDESIEAAVIEAVKHGLSFGAPTQAETDLAQLVVSMFDSIDKIRFVSSGTEAVMSAIRLARGFTGRDDIVKFTGCYHGHSDSLLVQAGSGAVTFGNPSSPGVPADFTKHTLLATYNDIESVKKCFADSQDIACVIIEPIAGNMGLVPADKEFLAELRKICDENGTLLIFDEVMSGFRASINGAESITGTTPDIVTLGKVIGGGMPVGAFGASAEIMAKLSPEGPVYQAGTLSGNPVAMAAGFAALSKLKKNAPVMNVLNARAKRLVEGMQAAASECGVTMQIDTRGSMFGFFFNEAPVKNFADACNSDAELFAKFHAGMIKEGFYFACSLYETGFISTATTDEMIEDTIKASAKVLKAITNG is encoded by the coding sequence ATGAGTACAGAAGCATCGTCAAAAGCATTTGAACAGGCACAAAATTTAATTCCAGGTGGAGTTAACTCTCCAGTTAGAGCATTTTCAAGCGTTGGTGGAACACCGATTTTCATCGCAGAAGGAAATGGAGCTTATTTAACTGATATTGATGGAAACAAATATGTTGATTTTGTACAGAGTTGGGGACCACTGATTTTTGGTCATAGAGATGAAAGCATAGAAGCAGCAGTTATAGAAGCTGTTAAGCACGGACTTAGTTTTGGTGCCCCTACACAGGCTGAAACAGACTTGGCTCAGCTTGTTGTATCTATGTTTGATTCTATTGATAAGATTAGATTTGTAAGTAGTGGAACAGAAGCAGTTATGAGTGCAATACGTCTTGCTCGTGGTTTTACTGGTCGTGATGATATTGTAAAATTTACTGGCTGTTATCATGGACATAGTGACTCCCTTTTAGTTCAGGCAGGAAGTGGTGCAGTTACTTTTGGAAACCCAAGTTCACCAGGTGTACCAGCTGACTTTACAAAACATACACTTTTAGCAACGTACAATGATATAGAAAGTGTAAAGAAATGTTTTGCTGATTCTCAAGACATTGCTTGTGTTATTATTGAGCCAATTGCTGGAAATATGGGTCTTGTACCTGCTGATAAAGAGTTTTTAGCAGAATTAAGAAAGATTTGTGATGAGAATGGAACACTGCTTATTTTTGATGAAGTTATGAGTGGCTTTCGTGCATCTATAAACGGTGCTGAGTCTATCACTGGTACTACTCCAGATATTGTCACTCTTGGTAAAGTTATCGGTGGTGGTATGCCTGTTGGGGCGTTTGGAGCAAGTGCTGAAATTATGGCTAAGCTTTCACCTGAAGGACCAGTGTATCAAGCAGGTACACTTAGTGGAAATCCAGTTGCAATGGCAGCAGGTTTTGCGGCACTTAGTAAATTAAAGAAAAATGCACCTGTAATGAATGTTCTTAATGCTCGTGCTAAAAGACTTGTAGAGGGTATGCAAGCTGCAGCTTCTGAGTGTGGAGTCACTATGCAAATAGATACAAGAGGAAGTATGTTCGGTTTCTTCTTCAATGAAGCACCTGTTAAAAACTTTGCAGATGCTTGTAACTCAGATGCTGAGCTTTTTGCTAAGTTTCATGCTGGCATGATTAAAGAAGGTTTTTACTTTGCTTGTTCTCTTTATGAGACAGGTTTTATCTCAACTGCTACAACTGATGAGATGATTGAAGATACGATTAAAGCTAGCGCGAAAGTGCTTAAGGCAATTACAAATGGCTGA
- a CDS encoding efflux RND transporter periplasmic adaptor subunit, with the protein MKTKLISTILLSSLFLFSSCSDDKPEQVQKEMPPLSVNTITVKKEPIPIWKQYTGTTKASSDQEVRARVPGILKKIYFKDGDTVIKGQKLFMIEQDEYIAARDAAKAKKAQDEASLKLANADVARYEPLVKEGLAPRATLEQYQAQQAGLKAAIAGDVAEIKKAQLSLSYTMIRAPISGKASARRVDIGNLVGQGESTLLTTIMSVDPIYTYFSPSQNDVRLFEKYRNKEKPVAFIEINSQRETIRLDGYVDFSNNVVDSLTSTISMRATISNPDGKVLPGTFVYVNLFINDKYSFLMIPPEVIFSDQLGTYVYVVDKDNKVKRADIETDYSTKYYVSVKTGLQDGDRVIVSALVKLKPGRAIKATDVSSTHGIKAVLEKNKLIPKSK; encoded by the coding sequence ATGAAAACAAAACTTATAAGCACAATACTACTCTCCTCCCTCTTTCTCTTTAGCTCATGTTCAGACGATAAACCCGAGCAAGTTCAAAAAGAGATGCCACCACTTAGCGTTAATACCATTACAGTAAAAAAAGAACCTATTCCTATATGGAAGCAGTATACAGGTACAACAAAAGCAAGTTCTGACCAAGAAGTTCGTGCCAGGGTTCCCGGCATACTTAAAAAGATTTATTTTAAAGATGGTGATACAGTTATAAAGGGTCAAAAACTCTTTATGATAGAGCAAGATGAGTATATAGCAGCTCGCGATGCAGCAAAGGCTAAAAAAGCTCAGGATGAGGCTTCATTAAAACTAGCAAATGCTGATGTTGCAAGATACGAGCCACTTGTTAAAGAAGGTCTTGCTCCTCGTGCGACACTGGAGCAGTACCAAGCACAGCAAGCCGGATTAAAAGCTGCCATTGCAGGTGATGTAGCAGAAATTAAAAAAGCACAACTATCTCTTAGCTACACAATGATTCGTGCTCCAATTAGTGGTAAAGCAAGTGCAAGAAGAGTTGATATTGGAAATCTTGTAGGACAAGGAGAGTCGACACTTCTTACAACCATTATGAGCGTTGATCCTATTTACACTTATTTTTCTCCTTCACAAAATGATGTAAGATTATTTGAAAAATATAGAAATAAAGAAAAACCAGTTGCCTTCATAGAAATAAATAGTCAAAGAGAAACTATAAGACTTGATGGATATGTAGACTTTTCAAATAATGTTGTCGATTCTCTTACTTCAACAATTAGTATGAGAGCTACTATATCTAATCCAGATGGAAAAGTTTTACCAGGCACTTTTGTATATGTGAACCTATTTATAAACGATAAGTACAGCTTTTTAATGATTCCACCTGAAGTAATATTTTCAGATCAACTCGGAACTTATGTATATGTTGTAGATAAAGATAATAAAGTTAAAAGAGCTGATATTGAGACTGACTACTCTACAAAGTATTATGTAAGCGTTAAAACTGGTCTACAGGATGGGGATAGAGTTATAGTATCTGCTCTAGTTAAATTAAAGCCTGGTCGTGCTATTAAAGCGACAGATGTATCGTCTACGCATGGGATTAAAGCTGTTTTAGAAAAAAACAAACTTATTCCAAAGAGTAAATAA